From Bacteroidota bacterium, one genomic window encodes:
- the hflX gene encoding GTPase HflX, which yields MHDLQKEEFEKAVLVGLVTQEQTLEQLNEYLDELEFLAATAGAVTINKIYQKLERPDIRTYVGKGKLQEIKDYAEEHEADLIIFDDELSPSQQRNIEDALKMKVLDRSMLILDIFASRAQSQQSRTQVELAQLQYLLPRLKGMWTHLDRIKGGIGMRGTGEKEIETDRRVAKEKIAMLKGRLEKIDRQNETQRKSRGEMIRVALVGYTNVGKSTLMNVLSKSEVFAENKLFATLDTTVRKVVFERTPFLLSDTVGFIRKLPHHLIESFKSTLDEVREADVLLHVVDISHQAFEDQIRTVNETLTDIGIADKPVIMIFNKMDLYEEKYFDSYLQEEVKKDLITEMQQSWIAKTDNNCVFISATEKRNMEELRTLILDRVIEAYQIRYPYRTEFF from the coding sequence ATGCACGATTTACAAAAAGAAGAATTTGAAAAAGCAGTTCTTGTCGGTTTAGTTACGCAAGAACAGACACTTGAGCAGCTAAATGAGTATTTAGATGAGCTTGAATTTCTTGCAGCAACCGCAGGTGCTGTGACGATAAATAAAATTTATCAGAAGTTAGAACGACCTGATATTCGCACCTATGTGGGAAAAGGTAAGCTTCAGGAAATAAAAGATTATGCTGAAGAACATGAAGCAGATCTTATCATCTTTGATGATGAACTTTCACCATCTCAACAACGCAATATTGAAGATGCGCTGAAAATGAAAGTGCTGGATCGCAGTATGCTGATACTCGACATATTTGCAAGTCGAGCACAATCGCAACAATCAAGAACTCAGGTAGAATTAGCACAGTTGCAATATTTATTGCCACGATTAAAAGGTATGTGGACGCACTTAGATAGGATTAAAGGTGGAATTGGAATGCGGGGAACTGGTGAAAAAGAAATTGAAACAGACCGAAGAGTAGCGAAAGAAAAAATTGCAATGTTAAAAGGTCGTCTGGAAAAAATTGATCGTCAAAATGAAACACAGCGAAAGAGTCGTGGTGAGATGATTCGTGTTGCATTGGTGGGTTATACAAATGTTGGAAAAAGTACATTGATGAATGTGTTGAGCAAGAGCGAAGTGTTTGCAGAAAATAAATTGTTTGCTACATTGGATACTACCGTTCGCAAAGTTGTGTTTGAACGCACTCCGTTTTTATTATCGGATACAGTAGGATTTATTCGCAAATTACCACATCATTTAATTGAAAGTTTTAAATCTACATTAGATGAAGTGCGGGAAGCAGATGTGCTATTGCATGTAGTGGATATTTCGCATCAGGCATTTGAAGATCAAATTCGTACGGTGAATGAAACACTGACAGATATTGGTATTGCCGATAAACCCGTGATAATGATTTTTAATAAGATGGATCTCTACGAAGAAAAATATTTCGATTCGTATTTGCAGGAAGAAGTAAAAAAAGATTTGATTACTGAAATGCAACAGTCATGGATTGCAAAAACTGATAATAACTGTGTATTTATTTCCGCTACTGAAAAAAGAAATATGGAAGAATTGCGCACTTTAATTTTAGATAGAGTTATTGAAGCTTATCAAATACGATATCCTTACAGAACAGAATTTTTTTAA
- a CDS encoding OmpA family protein — MLRTIKISGFLFLFLMQVQLLFSQQNIYNWRFAVSGGAMMYYGDINTEMDFDDFNYPAIGIEFGKNISTSLSWRLKYSNGKISANDLMFDNSTLNLSSSNFERGLNFKTDIHDLSLQFVFSTDNNAIFYNRSFISPYIFAGIGHTYFEVYSDLYFNDSMRYYYYNEGIFDEPEGGNAQSIMQDGIFETNVSDLQTEGVNYSKYVWNIPVGIGFKFRIAERITANLEGTYTFYFTDYLDDISGKYPAESLVPYATNPTGSSAEYRGNADGKYDNTFLISFSIAYSFGNKKSDFELYPIQAARYDYLTQVNPDSIYTDSIITMYDSLTVDSTITNYTYKVDTTFTGDSVLAQEIRFYNLDTLSWDTLSQLVKYDSTFYNPVYRIDTLFSEADSNSTDSLFVRTAIGFDSVIVDSTASIITLDSIMYSYIPVTDTVFKSDGKYAYTTTVLIPEMVLDSMIIDSIQTPYSYKKTILIYDTIRIAQFIADDYKMPQQQYSDSTNQDMNQNKMNTDSNSQAIEDDKEQQSKLSTSTANDISETSKVAAEETAAVLATESKSSKNSASPAESTVVKVNDNDAAIMKSLNEIKFLIVGGALVSGLTGNKSSKKQDAANTEIDSATLKQIDSLIVEMQKLTEATQFSDSIKTDTTIIYKEKGISDSDYPTYIPATSKGYDYTQQNTLILFKLLEEITALKSEVSEMKNQLLNPQKPDTVVMEKTITEKGEPATQIIYYKTGKTAPDQNDLKALKAILAFAKANETSKIKISGFADKTGSSAGNKSITQKRANAVKQYFIDQGIATSRITAIGYGDEFSPAGANAQYRKVEVEVLK, encoded by the coding sequence ATGCTACGTACAATAAAAATTTCCGGCTTTTTATTCCTGTTTTTAATGCAGGTGCAATTATTATTCTCTCAACAGAATATATATAATTGGCGCTTTGCTGTTTCCGGTGGTGCAATGATGTACTATGGTGATATAAATACAGAAATGGATTTTGATGATTTTAATTATCCTGCAATTGGAATTGAATTCGGAAAAAATATTTCTACTTCGTTGAGTTGGAGATTAAAATATTCAAATGGAAAAATTTCTGCCAATGATTTGATGTTTGATAATTCTACTTTAAACTTGAGTTCTTCAAATTTTGAAAGAGGACTAAATTTTAAAACAGACATTCATGATCTCTCTTTGCAATTCGTTTTCTCTACGGACAACAATGCAATTTTTTATAATCGCTCTTTTATTTCACCCTATATTTTTGCCGGTATCGGACATACTTATTTTGAAGTGTACAGCGATTTATACTTTAATGATTCCATGCGCTATTATTATTATAATGAGGGAATTTTTGATGAACCCGAAGGTGGAAATGCACAATCAATAATGCAGGATGGAATTTTTGAAACTAATGTTTCTGATTTGCAAACCGAAGGTGTAAACTATTCCAAATATGTATGGAATATTCCCGTGGGAATTGGTTTTAAATTTAGAATCGCAGAACGGATTACAGCAAACTTGGAAGGAACTTATACTTTTTATTTTACAGATTATTTAGATGATATCAGTGGAAAATATCCGGCAGAAAGTTTAGTGCCTTATGCCACAAATCCAACCGGATCTTCTGCAGAATACAGAGGCAATGCAGATGGGAAATATGACAACACCTTTTTAATTTCTTTTTCTATTGCTTATAGTTTTGGAAATAAGAAAAGCGACTTTGAATTATATCCGATTCAAGCGGCGAGATATGATTATTTAACTCAGGTAAATCCCGATAGCATTTATACAGATTCAATAATTACAATGTATGATTCATTAACTGTTGATTCCACAATTACAAATTACACGTATAAAGTGGACACAACATTTACCGGTGATTCAGTTTTAGCTCAAGAGATTAGATTTTATAATTTGGATACTTTAAGTTGGGATACACTTTCTCAATTGGTGAAATATGATTCTACTTTCTACAATCCTGTATATCGCATTGATACTTTATTTTCAGAAGCAGACAGTAATTCTACCGATTCGCTTTTTGTAAGAACAGCAATTGGTTTTGATTCTGTTATTGTTGATTCCACTGCAAGTATTATTACTCTTGATTCCATAATGTATTCATATATTCCTGTAACGGATACAGTATTTAAATCGGATGGGAAATATGCATATACAACGACGGTGTTAATTCCTGAAATGGTTTTGGATTCTATGATTATTGATTCAATTCAAACACCTTATTCATATAAAAAAACAATACTTATTTATGATACCATAAGAATTGCACAATTTATTGCCGATGATTATAAAATGCCACAACAACAATATTCTGATTCTACAAATCAAGACATGAATCAGAATAAAATGAATACTGATAGCAATTCACAAGCAATTGAAGATGATAAAGAACAACAAAGTAAATTATCAACTTCTACAGCAAATGATATTTCAGAAACAAGTAAAGTTGCAGCAGAGGAAACAGCAGCAGTTTTAGCAACAGAAAGTAAATCATCAAAAAATTCTGCAAGTCCTGCAGAATCCACTGTGGTAAAAGTAAATGACAATGATGCCGCAATTATGAAATCACTAAATGAAATAAAATTTTTAATTGTGGGTGGTGCTTTGGTAAGTGGATTGACAGGAAATAAATCTTCAAAAAAACAAGATGCGGCAAATACAGAAATTGATTCGGCTACTCTCAAACAAATAGATTCTTTAATTGTAGAAATGCAAAAGTTAACGGAGGCAACTCAATTTTCAGATTCAATAAAGACTGATACGACTATAATTTATAAAGAGAAAGGAATATCTGATTCCGATTATCCAACTTATATTCCTGCCACTTCAAAAGGGTATGATTACACACAACAGAATACACTCATCTTATTTAAGTTGCTGGAAGAAATAACAGCATTGAAAAGTGAAGTTTCTGAAATGAAAAATCAATTGCTTAACCCTCAGAAACCGGACACTGTTGTAATGGAAAAAACAATTACTGAAAAGGGAGAACCGGCAACACAAATCATTTATTATAAAACGGGCAAGACAGCTCCAGATCAAAATGATTTAAAAGCATTGAAAGCAATATTAGCTTTTGCGAAGGCGAATGAAACATCTAAAATTAAAATTTCTGGATTTGCAGATAAGACAGGTAGTTCAGCAGGAAATAAATCAATAACTCAAAAGCGGGCAAATGCAGTGAAGCAATATTTTATTGATCAGGGAATTGCAACATCACGCATTACTGCAATTGGTTATGGTGATGAATTTTCTCCGGCAGGTGCAAATGCACAATATCGCAAAGTGGAAGTGGAAGTGCTGAAGTGA
- a CDS encoding serine hydroxymethyltransferase — translation MQRDTTIFQLIEKELRRQTDGIELIASENFVSQQVLEAMGSCLTNKYAEGYPGKRYYGGCEVVDEVEQIAIDRLKELFGADHANVQPHSGSQANAAAMLACINPGDVILGFDLSHGGHLTHGSPVNFSGRIYHPVFYGVEAETGIINMDKVEAIAQENKPKLIICGASAYARDWDYKRFREIADSVGAILLADIAHPSGLIASGLLNNPIPHCHIITSTTHKTLRGPRGGMILVGKDFENTWGEKTLKGELKMMSAIIDSAVFPGTQGGPLEHVIAAKAVAFGEAQTEDYKSYCKQVIRNAKAMADELVRRDYKIISGGTDNHLMLIDLRNKNITGKKADALLSEVHITVNKNMVPFDDKSPFVTSGIRIGTAASTTRGMKEKDMVQIVDWIDTLIMAPDNASLKNQLQKQIKEFASSFPLFQ, via the coding sequence ATGCAACGGGATACCACAATATTTCAATTAATTGAAAAAGAATTACGTCGTCAAACAGATGGCATCGAACTTATAGCAAGCGAAAATTTTGTAAGTCAGCAAGTGTTGGAAGCAATGGGAAGTTGTCTTACCAATAAATATGCAGAAGGATATCCTGGTAAAAGATATTATGGCGGTTGCGAAGTGGTAGATGAAGTAGAGCAGATTGCTATTGACAGATTAAAGGAATTATTTGGAGCGGATCATGCTAATGTGCAACCGCATAGTGGCTCGCAGGCAAATGCTGCTGCAATGCTTGCATGTATAAATCCGGGTGATGTAATACTCGGATTTGATTTATCGCACGGCGGGCATTTAACACACGGTTCACCGGTGAATTTTTCAGGAAGAATATATCATCCGGTTTTTTATGGTGTAGAGGCAGAGACAGGTATCATTAATATGGATAAAGTGGAAGCAATTGCACAAGAAAACAAACCGAAACTTATTATTTGTGGTGCTTCTGCATATGCCCGTGATTGGGATTATAAACGCTTTCGTGAAATAGCAGATTCTGTGGGGGCAATATTATTGGCAGACATCGCTCACCCTTCCGGATTAATTGCAAGTGGCTTATTAAATAATCCAATTCCGCATTGCCATATCATTACTTCTACCACACATAAAACGTTGCGTGGCCCAAGAGGGGGGATGATTTTAGTTGGAAAAGATTTTGAAAATACCTGGGGAGAAAAAACTCTAAAAGGTGAATTAAAAATGATGAGTGCTATAATTGATAGCGCCGTATTTCCCGGTACACAAGGTGGTCCATTAGAGCATGTAATTGCAGCAAAAGCAGTTGCATTTGGTGAAGCACAAACTGAGGATTATAAAAGTTATTGCAAGCAAGTAATTCGCAATGCAAAAGCAATGGCGGATGAATTAGTGAGACGAGATTATAAAATTATTTCAGGTGGAACTGATAATCATTTAATGCTAATTGATTTGCGCAATAAAAATATTACTGGTAAAAAAGCTGATGCATTGTTAAGTGAAGTACATATCACCGTGAATAAAAACATGGTGCCTTTTGATGATAAATCGCCATTCGTAACTTCAGGTATTCGTATCGGCACGGCAGCCTCTACTACAAGAGGTATGAAAGAAAAAGATATGGTGCAGATTGTTGATTGGATTGATACATTAATTATGGCTCCGGATAACGCATCACTGAAAAATCAATTGCAAAAACAGATAAAGGAATTTGCTTCTTCATTTCCTTTATTTCAATAA
- a CDS encoding CotH kinase family protein, translating into MKKYLLLPVISILIIFQSLNAQVVINEFSAANFSDVADNHSEYEDWIELYNAGATSVDLAGYYLSDRVDEPTKWIIPSGITIDAGAFKRFWCSGRNVIEGTNYHTNFKITQTRDVEAVVFSDASGTVLDYNEIEQPNQMNHSWGRSTDGSANWKIFIDPTPNASNTTTSKTAYATKPDMEPNSGNYAGSVSVTITSPDADVTIRYTTNGSAPTAASTLYSSAINITETSVLRTIAFSTDGEILPSFISSNTYFIDEVTTIPILSIASENVDDLLNGNGWLEPIGSFELFNAAFELEDEAQGTFNEHGNDSWAYDQRGFDYVTRDQFGYDDDIDLDFFSDVTDRTGYQRLIVKAAANDNYPYEDGAHLRDAYVHHLTELGHLELDERSTFFAIVFVNGEYWGVYDVREKVDDADFTDYYFDQDEYEMDFIKCWGWTWAEYGTMDEWPPFVDFVLTNDMTDPLNYAYVDDNLNTLSLCDYFITNTQTVCKDWLNWNTGWWRGYDPDGGALKWRYILWDEDATFGHYVNYTGIPDDSPEADPCDPLDISADGNGHVDIINALLENETFFSLYVNRFADLNATTFSCDFMLSVLDSMKNVIDPEMERQTDRWGGSYSGWSSNYDELYEFIEDRCAYMLEGIEDCFDTPAYPVTLKIEPVGSANLIKVNTLTPTAYPFNATYYGGVTFSLNALPATGYLFDHWEFLHHTPTPSDIDPAVTLSLTSSDTIIAYFTTAELPSYNFSLDIDPIGSGNVAVNTLTPGSYPYAATYLSGTIMNMDAVASPGYVFDYWELDNHIVNPDPFTADVYFAMSTFDNVIAHFSDGTPILDSENDFSFNITPNVTSATIQINISLANAADVQAELFSVSGNRIAELIPASQIAIGTFQSSFDISTYGISSGIYFVRLIANGNTFIEKIIFNAD; encoded by the coding sequence ATGAAAAAATATTTACTCCTTCCTGTCATCTCTATTCTAATTATTTTTCAATCACTCAATGCCCAAGTGGTTATCAATGAATTTTCTGCAGCAAATTTTTCTGATGTTGCAGATAATCATAGTGAGTATGAAGATTGGATTGAATTGTATAATGCCGGAGCAACATCAGTGGACTTAGCAGGATATTATTTAAGCGATAGAGTGGATGAACCTACAAAGTGGATTATACCTTCCGGAATTACAATTGATGCAGGTGCATTTAAACGGTTTTGGTGTTCTGGTCGCAATGTGATTGAAGGAACAAATTATCACACAAATTTTAAAATAACACAAACAAGAGATGTGGAAGCCGTTGTATTTTCAGATGCTTCCGGAACTGTATTAGATTATAATGAAATCGAACAACCCAATCAGATGAATCACTCATGGGGAAGATCAACTGATGGAAGTGCAAACTGGAAAATTTTTATCGATCCCACACCGAATGCATCTAACACCACTACTTCAAAAACAGCGTATGCCACCAAACCGGATATGGAACCTAACTCAGGAAATTATGCAGGTTCTGTTTCAGTAACAATTACATCACCGGATGCGGATGTAACAATCAGATACACAACAAATGGTTCTGCACCAACAGCGGCATCCACATTATATAGCAGTGCAATTAATATTACAGAAACTTCAGTATTGCGCACTATAGCATTTTCGACTGATGGTGAAATTTTACCGAGTTTTATTTCTTCTAATACCTATTTTATTGATGAAGTAACTACAATACCTATTCTTTCAATTGCGAGTGAAAATGTAGATGATTTATTGAATGGAAATGGATGGCTGGAACCAATCGGTTCGTTTGAATTATTTAATGCAGCATTTGAATTAGAAGATGAAGCGCAAGGTACTTTCAATGAACACGGAAATGATTCATGGGCTTATGATCAACGTGGTTTCGATTATGTAACTCGTGATCAGTTTGGTTATGATGATGATATTGATTTAGATTTTTTTAGTGATGTTACTGATCGAACTGGTTATCAAAGATTAATTGTGAAAGCTGCAGCAAATGATAATTATCCGTATGAAGACGGGGCACATTTGCGTGATGCATATGTACATCACTTAACAGAGCTCGGACATTTAGAATTAGATGAGAGATCTACATTCTTTGCTATCGTTTTTGTGAATGGTGAATATTGGGGAGTATATGATGTGCGTGAAAAAGTGGATGATGCGGATTTTACAGATTATTATTTTGATCAGGATGAATATGAAATGGATTTTATTAAATGTTGGGGATGGACTTGGGCAGAATATGGCACTATGGATGAATGGCCTCCATTTGTAGATTTTGTATTGACCAATGATATGACTGATCCATTAAATTATGCCTATGTAGATGATAACTTAAATACTTTAAGTCTTTGCGATTATTTTATTACAAATACACAAACGGTTTGTAAGGATTGGTTGAATTGGAATACCGGTTGGTGGCGAGGTTATGATCCAGATGGTGGTGCATTGAAGTGGAGATATATTTTGTGGGATGAAGATGCTACTTTCGGACACTACGTGAATTATACCGGAATACCTGATGATTCTCCAGAAGCAGACCCTTGTGATCCTCTTGATATTTCTGCAGATGGCAACGGCCATGTTGACATCATTAATGCGCTGCTAGAAAATGAAACGTTCTTCTCTTTATATGTAAATCGTTTTGCCGATTTAAATGCAACTACGTTTTCTTGTGATTTTATGTTGAGTGTGCTTGACAGTATGAAAAATGTTATTGATCCAGAAATGGAAAGACAAACAGATAGATGGGGTGGATCCTATTCAGGATGGAGTAGTAATTATGATGAGCTTTATGAATTTATTGAAGATAGATGCGCCTATATGCTTGAAGGTATTGAAGATTGTTTTGATACACCTGCTTATCCGGTTACATTAAAAATAGAACCTGTGGGAAGTGCAAATCTTATTAAAGTAAATACATTAACTCCTACTGCTTATCCATTTAATGCAACTTACTATGGTGGTGTAACTTTTTCATTAAATGCATTACCTGCAACAGGATATTTATTTGATCATTGGGAATTTCTACACCATACTCCTACGCCTTCCGATATAGACCCTGCGGTTACTTTAAGTCTTACTTCTTCTGATACTATTATTGCATATTTTACTACTGCAGAATTACCGAGTTATAATTTCTCTTTAGATATTGATCCGATTGGTTCAGGAAATGTTGCAGTTAATACACTCACTCCCGGTTCTTATCCGTATGCTGCTACTTATTTAAGTGGAACAATTATGAATATGGATGCAGTAGCAAGTCCCGGCTATGTTTTCGATTATTGGGAATTGGATAATCATATTGTAAATCCGGATCCATTTACTGCGGATGTATATTTTGCAATGAGCACTTTTGATAATGTGATTGCGCATTTCAGCGATGGAACTCCGATATTAGATTCTGAAAATGATTTTAGCTTTAATATAACTCCGAATGTTACATCGGCAACTATTCAAATAAATATTTCATTAGCGAATGCGGCCGATGTACAAGCAGAATTATTTAGTGTGTCGGGTAATCGCATTGCAGAATTAATTCCTGCATCACAAATAGCCATCGGTACTTTCCAATCATCGTTTGATATATCTACTTACGGAATCAGTTCCGGAATTTATTTTGTGCGATTAATTGCAAACGGAAATACCTTTATTGAGAAAATAATTTTCAACGCAGATTAA
- a CDS encoding NTP transferase domain-containing protein, translated as MKAIIPVAGVGSRLRPHTYSQPKPLMPVAGKPILGFILERLIKAGVTEFVFVIGYLGEKIEDYVTNNFPDIKTYFVPQQTREGLGHAIWLCKSLIEENESIIIALGDTIFDADIESVIASPYSALGLKKVDDPRDFGVAELDDEGFIIRVIEKPSIPKSNLALVGFYKIVESDALFEALDFNIQQGFKTQGEFHLTDALMVLITKGIKIQGFKVLNWYDCGKKEILLETNAILLRKTGGNTSEDIKVENTIINEPVSIAKGCNIKNSIIGPNVTIGENTIIGYSIVKDSIIGNYAIIDDVVLHHSVIGSDATIKGLSQSLNIGDNTEIDLSQRFD; from the coding sequence ATGAAGGCAATAATTCCGGTAGCTGGTGTTGGCTCCAGACTACGACCACATACTTACTCTCAACCAAAACCACTTATGCCTGTTGCAGGCAAACCAATATTGGGTTTTATTTTAGAAAGACTAATCAAAGCAGGTGTTACAGAATTTGTTTTTGTAATTGGTTATCTGGGAGAAAAAATTGAAGATTATGTCACCAATAATTTTCCAGATATCAAAACCTATTTTGTTCCGCAACAAACTCGTGAAGGATTAGGTCATGCTATTTGGTTGTGCAAATCATTAATAGAAGAAAATGAAAGTATCATCATCGCTTTAGGTGATACCATTTTTGATGCTGATATAGAAAGTGTAATAGCTTCACCTTATTCTGCATTAGGTTTAAAAAAAGTAGATGATCCACGTGATTTCGGTGTAGCCGAATTAGATGATGAAGGTTTTATTATTCGTGTGATTGAAAAACCCTCTATTCCAAAATCTAATCTTGCTTTGGTGGGTTTTTATAAAATTGTAGAGTCGGATGCACTATTCGAAGCATTGGATTTTAATATTCAACAAGGTTTTAAAACACAAGGCGAATTTCACCTGACAGATGCTCTGATGGTATTGATAACAAAAGGAATAAAAATTCAGGGCTTTAAGGTGTTGAACTGGTATGACTGTGGCAAAAAAGAAATTTTATTGGAAACCAATGCAATCCTATTGCGCAAAACCGGAGGCAATACATCGGAGGATATTAAAGTAGAAAATACAATTATCAATGAACCTGTAAGTATTGCAAAAGGATGTAACATAAAAAATTCTATCATCGGGCCAAATGTTACTATTGGAGAAAATACCATTATCGGCTATTCCATAGTTAAAGATTCTATAATAGGAAATTATGCAATTATTGATGACGTGGTATTACATCACTCCGTAATCGGCAGCGATGCAACGATTAAAGGTTTAAGTCAGAGTTTAAATATCGGCGATAATACAGAGATTGATCTTTCACAAAGATTTGATTAA
- a CDS encoding nitronate monooxygenase — protein MQNRITQLFKIEYPIIQAGMIWCSGWQLASAVANAGGLGLIGSGSMYPDILREHIRKCKAATSKSFGVNVPLFYPDIDKHMQIIIDEGVKIVFTSAGNPKTWTTILKEKGITVVQVVSSKKFALKSQDAGCDAVVAEGFEAGGHNGREETTTLCLIPMVADAIDIPVIAAGGIGDGRAMLASMVLGAEGVQVGSRFAASEESSAHQNFKNAIINTDEGSTQLTLKELTPVRLIKNKFFEDVQQAYSEKADVETLKNLLGRARAKKGMFEGDLEEGELEIGQISATFNSILPAAEILNNMWGEFLSAKEKMNQL, from the coding sequence ATGCAGAACAGAATCACGCAATTATTTAAAATCGAATATCCAATAATTCAGGCAGGTATGATTTGGTGTAGTGGTTGGCAACTTGCAAGTGCTGTAGCTAATGCAGGTGGACTAGGATTAATTGGTTCCGGAAGTATGTATCCCGATATATTGCGTGAACATATTAGGAAATGTAAAGCAGCTACTTCAAAATCATTTGGTGTGAATGTGCCATTATTTTATCCCGACATTGATAAACACATGCAGATTATTATAGATGAAGGTGTAAAAATTGTTTTCACCAGTGCCGGCAATCCAAAAACATGGACAACAATTTTAAAAGAAAAAGGAATTACTGTTGTGCAAGTAGTAAGCAGTAAAAAGTTTGCATTAAAATCGCAGGATGCAGGATGCGATGCAGTAGTTGCCGAAGGATTTGAAGCCGGTGGACATAATGGAAGAGAAGAAACAACAACACTGTGTTTAATTCCTATGGTGGCGGATGCAATTGATATTCCTGTAATTGCTGCAGGCGGAATTGGTGATGGCAGAGCAATGCTTGCAAGTATGGTGTTGGGTGCAGAAGGTGTGCAGGTGGGTAGCAGATTTGCGGCAAGTGAAGAAAGCAGTGCACATCAAAATTTTAAAAATGCGATTATAAATACGGATGAAGGAAGTACGCAATTAACATTAAAAGAATTGACTCCGGTAAGACTTATTAAGAATAAATTTTTTGAAGATGTACAACAAGCATATTCTGAAAAAGCAGATGTAGAAACATTAAAAAATTTATTAGGACGTGCCCGTGCAAAAAAAGGCATGTTTGAAGGAGATTTGGAGGAAGGAGAATTAGAGATAGGTCAAATATCCGCAACATTTAATTCCATTTTACCGGCAGCAGAAATTTTAAATAATATGTGGGGAGAATTTTTGAGTGCGAAAGAAAAAATGAATCAATTGTAA